In Acidobacteriota bacterium, the DNA window CAGACAGATGAACGAAATTCGCCTTGGTATCAATCCAGTTCCTGTTCCCGCATGACCTTCATTGGTGAAGGCCAGCGCATCTTAAATCAATGCTGTAAATCTGGGAAGATTTGCCGGAGTAGGCCAATGAAAAAACCGCAAATGCCGCCAAACGAAAATTGCTCAACTCACAATACAGTTTCTCTTGATATGACAGGAGTGGATTTCAGTGGATGCAAGCCAAACCGCTTTGCACGCAGACGGCCTGGCTTGCATTATCGGCGTCAAAACTTTGTCCGGCGCGTTGTGACAGATAAGAGAAACGGCTGGTAAAAGATTTAGGTCGAGTTGAACGCATTTTGATAGTCGCCAGCCTTTAGCACAATGGCATTAAGTTAAGCAACTATGGCTTAAAGCCCTGAAAGGGCGGCATTGAGTAGCACAGGGCAACGCCCTGTGTGACGCAGATCAGAAGTTCAAGCCCTGAAAGGGCGCAATAATCTCCCCAATGACGCCCTTTCAGGGCTTGGGAAATTTTACGATACGTCACCAGTGGCGTTGCCATTGGCTATTAAATCATGCCCTTTCAGGGCAATGGCATTGAATTAAGCGATACACGGTGATGTTCAGAGTTCACGCTTCAGCGTGGTGACAAAGTTTCTACACGCTGAAGCGTGAACTCTGAACCTTAATTCAATGCCATTGCCCTTTCAGGGCTTTTCAGGCTTAACTTAACGTCATTGGCCTTTAGCACCTGATAGTCCTGTTCATAACACCAACTGGGTTGCTGTTATTTGGCTGAAACCACACCGCTAAACGCACCGTTGTTGGTATTGCCTTCAACAGTGTTGTTTTTGCGCGTAAAGATTCCGCCGCCTTCGACGTTCACGCCGATTTCGTTGTCGGTCAGAGTGCAATTCGAGACCCGGACAACGGCTGTGCTGACCGAAGTCACGCCTTCGTTATTATGCGTGGAAAGGCAACTGTCCAGGTTCAGCGTGCCGTTGACGACCGCTTCAAATCCGGAGCGAACATTGAACGTCGAAACCGAATTACTGACCGTTCCGCGCGAGTACTGGCCAATCACCAGGCCCCGGTCGTTGTCTTCAAAGCGGCAGTTTTCAACGGCGACTTTGGCGATTCCAGAGCGAGCCGCACTGCCAACCTCAACCAGCAAACCTTCGCTGTGGTTTCGACGCACAGCCGTGTTTTTGACGAACAATTGCTGAACTCCCAGCGTGACGCTGTGAGTTTCCAAAATTCCGATGTTGGCAAAGCCTTCGACTGTGCAATCTTCAATGTAAAGCGTGCCCGGTGTGCTGAAGTAAATTCCCATCGAAGCCACACCGTTTCCCCTGACGGTTAATCCGCGCAATACGGCCTTGTCAGTTGACGCGAGGGCAACAGACACGGTTCCGACCACTCCGGCAGAAACGCCCGGAGCCGCGCTGACCGTCGCCGTTTTCGCCACCGTGAAAGGCTGGTAGTCGCCGGAATCAATGGCGACGACTTCCCCTCCGGCGGCAATGGCATTCAGCGCCTGGTTGAATGTGCGACAAGGCGCGGCAACGGTGCACGGATTGGCATCGTTGCCGTTTTTGGCGGAAACAAACGCTTGTGACTGAGCCTGAGCGAGGATCACAAAAGAAATCATGGCGATGAAAACCAGAGTTGTGTTGAAGACAAATTTTGCTTTGAACATCTATTTTCCCCTTTCAAAAAAAGCTGATGACTGTTTTTGCCATTCGGCGACCGACCCAGCCTTGTCGGGCGGTTTGCCAATAGCCTTACCTGAATTGCCAAGAGCGGCTTGCCGCTCAATGCGAGGCGCAAAGTACTCAAAACGGTTTTTTGAAATCTTTAGCTGGACGTGAATTTGAGTTGAAAGTTTTTTGAAACGGCGTGTTTGTCACTTCGGATGGTTGGGCTACAATGCAAATCATCTTAATAAACAGCTTTTGCTCCGTTGCGCGGCGGAGCGTTCCGTAGAGCGAGGCGTTGATCACTAAGAAATCAAAGGGTTTTCTTCGATTGGGAAAAGACGATGCCTAAAGAGGTGAGGTATGTTTACGAGTTCGGCCCGTTCCGGCTTGATCCGGCAGAACGCTTGTTGGCGCGCGGTGACCAACTTCTTTCATTGACGCCGAAAGCGCTCGACACGTTAATTGCACTGGTCGAACACAGTCGTCACATCGTCACCAAAGAAGAATTGATGAACCGCGTCTGGCCGGATATTTACGTCGAAGAAACCAATCTGGCCCAACACATTTCCATGCTTCGCAAAATTTTGGGCGAACGCGAAGACGGCGGCCAGTACATCGAAACCGTTCCCAAACGGGGCTACCGGTTCGTCATCCCGGTCAAAAAGATCAAGGTATTGCCGACTGAAGCCAGTCTTGCCACCCGCATCCATTCCGCCGACAAAGCCGAGCGCGAACAAATTCATCAAACCAATGGCGGCATCGCTCCGCCGAAATCCAGATCATCGGCGCCAAAATCCATTCAACGCGACAATATCGCTCCCGGAACGAAATTTGGACGGTATGAGATCCTGTCTTTGATTGGCGCAGGTGGGATGGGTGAAGTGTATCTGGCGCGCGATACGCTGTTGGAGCGCAAAGTTGCCTTGAAGCTGCTGGCTGAACGTTTTACGGAAAACACCGACTGGCTGCGACGCTTTATGCGCGAAGCCAAAGCCGCCAGTTCGCTTAACCATCCGAACATCATCACTATCCACGAAGTCGGCGAAGTGGACGGCATTCATTACATCGCCACGGAATACATCGAGGGGAAAACGTTACGCCATAAACTGGCCGCCGGGCGACTGAAATTGCCGATGGCGTTGAACGTTGCCACGCAATTGGCCAACGCCCTGGCCGCGGCGCACACCGCCGGGATCATTCACCGCGATGTCAAACCGGAAAACGTCATGCTGCGCCCGGATGGATATATAAAGCTGCTGGATTTCGGATTGGCCAAACCGATCCAATCGTCTCCGCTCAAAGCCGAATCCACCAACGCGGCTCAACTCAACACCGACCCCGGAATCGTCATGGGGACGGTGAATTACATGTCGCCTGAACAGGCGCGCGGATATTCGGTGGATACGCGTAGCGATGTGTTCAGCCTGGGCGTGGTGCTGTACGAAATGCTGTCCGGGCGCGCGCCGTTTGAAGGCTCAACCAGCAGCGATGTCATTGTAGCCATTCTCGACCGCGAACCGGCGCGACTGTCGCAAAGCCTGGACCTCCCGGCGGAATTGGAACGCATCGTCAACAAAGCCCTGCGTAAGGACCGTGACGAACGCTATCAAACGATCAAGGACTTTCACCTGGATTTGAAAAGTCTGCTTCAGGAACTTGAGATGCGGTTGCGGATGGGCAATTCGTGGCCGCTCGACGATGTCAAAGAGAAAAGCTCTGAAGAAGTTCGGGTTCCGGCTCACACTGAGGTTGTCGGCGTCACCACGGCCGGTGGCCGCAAACACATCACCGAAAGCGAAGCAGAAATTGAAATTCCTGAGGTTCATTACACGCGCAGCGGCGAAGTCAACATCGCGTATCAAGTCATCGGCGATGCGCCGCTCGATCTGGTTTTTGTGATGGGATGGATTTCCCATCTGGAATACTTCTGGACGGAACCTTCTTTCGCACAATTTTTGCGACGGCTGGCGGCGTTTTCGCGCGTGATTTTGTTCGACAAACGCGGAACAGGATTGTCCGACCGTGTTCCGCTCGATCAACTGCCTACGTTGGAACAGCGGATGGACGATGTGCGCGCCGTGATGGAAGCCGTCGGCAGTGAGCGCGCCGTGCTGTGCGGAATTTCAGAAGGCGGCCCGATGTGCAGTTTGTTCGCAGCAACGTATCCGGAAAAAACCATTGCGATGGTGATGATTGGTTGTTACGCGCGCCGACTGAAAGGCGAAGGTTATCCGTGGGGGCCGACAGAGGCCGAACAGGAAGAATTTTTTGAAGTCATGCGACGCCACTGGGGTGGCCCGGTTGGGCTGGAGCGCCGCGCGCCGAGCGTCGCACATGATCCGGCATTCCGGGATTGGTGGGCGGCGTATTTACGGCGTGGAGCGAGTCCCGGCGCGGCATTGACTTTAACAAAGATGAATTCCCAGATTGATATCCGGCACGTGCTGCCAACAGTTCGTGTTCCCACGCTGGTTATCCATCGCACAGGCGATCAGTTATTCGATATTGCCGAAGGCCGGTATCTGGCTGAAAACATTCCCGGCGCAAAATTCGTCGAACTGCCCGGCGTAGACCATTTGCCGTTTGTCGGCGACCAGGAGGCGATCCTGGATGAGATTCAGGAATTTTTGACTGGCGTTCGTCATTCGGCGGAAATCGATCGCGTGCTGGCGACGGTGTTGGTCGCTCAAGTCGTTGAAGGAGGCGCGACCGATCAGCAATGGGAAGATTTGCTGTCGCGCCACAATTCTTTTGTCAAAAAAGAAGTCGAGATGTTCAAAGGTCGCGCGGTTGAAATCAACGACAATTATTTGCTGGCGACGTTTGACGGTCCGGCCAGAGCCATACGCGCCGCTGTCGCAATTCGCGCTTCGGCCATGCGGCTGGGATTAAAGCTGCAAACCGGATTGCACACTGGCGAATGCGACATGCTGGACGATCAAGTCAGTGGCCTGGCCGTGGAAATTGCAAAAGACATCGCCCTGCACGCCAAACTTGGCGAGGTATTGGCTTCCAGCACGGTCAAGGACCTGGTCGCGGGTTCCGGCATTCAATTCACCGAACGCGGCGCTCAAAAGTTGAAGGACAATTTGGGAGAATGGCGATTGTTTGCCGTCGAACGCGGCGCTTGAAACCTCGCTGACACTATTCCAATCAGGCAATTCACAATGAGAATTCTTCGTTTCACAAAATCCATTTTCTATCTGGCAGTAATTCTTGTTTCGACGACAGCGGCGGCGTTTGCTCAATGTGCAATGTGCAAGGCAAACATCGCCGGAGCCGAAAACGCCGCCGAAGTTTCTCGCACGATCAATCTTGGCGTATTGGTTTTGCTCATCCCGACCCTGGCCATCATTGGCGGGGTGGTTCGTTTAATCTTCAAATACCGTCATCTTTCCGGCAATTCTTATGTCCATTTCAGACCTTCCGACTCTCAACGCAATTCTGAATAGTATCAGCGCCATCCTGCTCACCATCGGTTATGGCTTCATCAAACAGAAAAACCGTAATGCACACCGCTTGTGCATGATTAGCGCCTTTGTGACCTCGTCGTTGTTTCTGATTTCCTATCTGGTTTATCACTACAACGTAGGCTCGGTCAGGTTCCAGGGACAGGGCGTGGTGCGAACCGTGTACTTCACCATTCTGTTGACGCACACGGTGCTGGCGGCGGTGATTGTTCCGTTGATCTTTGTCACCTTCGCGCGCGCGCTGAAGGGAAAATTCGACCGGCATCGGCGAATCGCACGCTGGACGCTGCCGTTGTGGCTGTATGTTTCGGTGACGGGCGTGGTGGTGTATCTGATGCTGTATCACCTGTATCCGGCAAGCTGAGCGGTCATTGCCATCAATCAATCTGCCCGGACGCGCGGCACAATCTGGCTCCGCACGGTTTCGATCAATTGTTCAATGTTGTCTTCGGTGTAAGCGGCAGTGCTGACCGGCGGCAGAATTTCCAGGTAAACATCGCCGGGAATGACCACCGTCGTTCCCTTGCGCGCCACTAACCGGGTGTCATTGATGACCACCGGCACAACCGGAACTCCGGCCTCCAGCGCCATGAAAAACACGCCTTTTTTAAATTCCTTCACGCGACCATCCACGGTCCGTGTTCCTTCGGGAAAGGCCATCAAACTGTAGCCTCGCTTCAATTCCGCCGCACCTCGTCGCGTGCTTTCAATCGCACTTTCGCGGTTGCTGCGATCAATCGGCACGACATGCGCCAACGGAAAGCCCTGTTTTATCACCGGAAATTTCGTCAACTCTTTTTTGGCAATCGCGCCAGTGATCGGTCCCAGGTAGGCAAACAGCAACGGCGGATCGAGATTGCTTTGATGGTTGGCTGCAAACACGTAGGCCTGTTTGGGATCAAGGTGCTCTCTGCCGCTGACGTGAACGCGCGCGCCAAACGACCAAATCCAAACCTTGCAACCGAACCTGGCAAAGGGGTGAACGAAATCTTCCACGCCAAACATGCGGCGCAGCACGTATCCAAGAAACACAACCGGAACGCCAAGAAACAGGAGCAGTAAAACGACGACGGTGAGAGTCCAGTAATAACGAAGCATCGGGTGAAGAAATTAAAGGGCAAAAGGCAAATAGCAAAGGTCAAAATTGGAGCAATTCGTTCCGCCTTTTGCCATTTGATTTTTGCCTTTTTGCCTTTCAGATGATTGTGCCGTCCGTGACGATGGCGTTTTTGGGAATAACAATGATGCCTTCCCGAATGAAGTAATTGCCGCCGTCGTGTTCCTGCAACGCGGCTTCGTTCAAAATGCGAACGTTCGACCCGATGCGGACATTTTTATCAATGATGGCGTTGCGGATGATGGTGTTTTCGCCAATTCCCATCCAGGGCAATCCATCTTTGCGGTCGTTGGCCAGTTCGGCCAGCGTTTGATAATAATCCGCGCCCATCATCAAGGTGTTTTCGACAACCGAGCCGCCTTCGATGCGCGAGCGAACGCCCAGCACTGACCGACTGATCGAAACCGAATTCAGGATGCAGCCTTCGGTTATGAGTGAATTGGTGATTGAACAGGAACCTTGAACCTTGGTGCTCGGCAAATAGCGCGGGCGGGTGAAAATCGGCGCATCGGCGTCGAACAGATTGAATTTCGGCACGACTGAAGCCATGTCCAGATTGGCGTTGTAAAACGAACGGATGGTTCCGATGTCTTCCCAGTATCCGGTAAACAAATATGCCTGGACGTTGTATTTGCCAATGGCCGCAGGAATGATTTCATGACCGAAATCCGTGTAAGACGTTCCTTTCAGCATCTCGCGTAGCGCAGAGTATTTGAAGACATAAACTCCCATTGAGGCGATAAACGGGCGCGCTTCGGCTTCTTCTTTGCTCAAACCGAGTTTGGAGGTATCAACTCGCATGGATTCCAGTTGATCGGCAGGCGGTTTTTCGCGGAACTCCAGAATTTTGCCCATATCGTCCGTCTTGAGCAGCCCAAAGCCGGAAGCGCGGGAATGATCGGTGGGCACGACTGAAAGCGTTACATCGGCGTTGGTCGCGCGATGATGCGCCAGAAACTTGCTGTAATCCATCTGGTATAAATGATCGCCGGAAAGGATCAGCACTTCGGCGGGATCAAAGTCTTCGATGTGCATCAACACCTGGCGAACCGCGTCGGCGGTTCCCTGAAACCAGTTTTTGTTTTCCGGCGTTTGTTCGGCGGCCAGAATTTCAACAAAGCCGTCCGAAAACCGGCTGAACCGATATGTCCTGGCAATATGCCGGTTCAGCGAAGCCGAATTGAATTGCGTGAGCACATAAATGTAATGCAACCCGGAGTTGATGCAATTGGATACCGTGATGTCTATCAACCGGTATTTGCCGCCCAGTGGCACCGCGGGTTTTGACCGTTGCTGAGTTAATGGATACAGGCGCGAACCTGCGCCGCCGCCCAGTATGATGGATAGGACTTGTTTGCCCATTAGGACTCCTTGCTGTTTTGGGATTGCGGATTTCGGATTGCGGAATGGAAGCAGCGAAGGCGGACAATTTGAATTACGTGTACTTCTTGCTCTTAAGACAATCCGCATTCCGCAATCTGCAATCCGCAATCGCCAATTGCTTGGCTCATCTGATTGACTAAGCTAAGCTTGAACGCAGTTGAGAATAAGTAAGCAAAGAAGGTTTTTCAAGATAAGTGAAACTTCAATCCATATTCCCGAACCCGCAATTCGCCATCAATACCGTCGCGCTGGAATCCACGGTCATCGCCCACGGCCTGCCTGCGCCGCACAATCTGGAAACCGCGCGGGCTTGTGAAACCGCCGTTCGCGAAACGGGCGCGCAGGCCGCAACTATTGGCATCATCGCCGGAGAACCGATCATCGGTTTGACGGAAGAACAAATTCAGGCCATCGCCAGCCGAGAGGATGTCGCCAAAGTAAACCTGGCCAACTTGGGCGCGGTTATTGCCCAGCGACGCTGGGGAGCGACAACGGTTGCTTCCAGTTTGTATTTCGCCGCCATTTCCGGAATTCGTGTGTTCGCGACAGGCGGCATCGGCGGCGTTCATCGCGGCGCGAGCGATAGTTTCGACATTTCGGCTGATCTGAACGCGCTGTCTCGCTTTCCGGTCGTCACAATTTGCGCCGGAGCCAAAGCCATTTTGGATTTGCCGAAAACCCTGGAAGTGTTGGAAACGCTGGGCGTGCCGATCGTCGGCTATCAAACCGATGAACTGCCCGCGTTTTATTCGCGGTCGAGCGGATTGAAACTTGACTTGCGCGCCGATTCGCCCGAAGAAGTCGCCTCCATTGCCGGTAGTCATTGGCGATTGGGATTTCCGACTTCGATTCTGGTCGTTGCGCCGGTTCCCATCGAAGACGAAGTTCCCGCCGCCGAAATCCGAGGGGAAATCGAAGACGCGCTGGCCACAGCCGCCGAAGCCGGGGTCACAGGCAAAGCTGTCACGCCGTTTTTACTGTCGCGCATCGCGGCCAATACAGAAGGCAGGGCGTTGAAAGCGAACAAAGCCTTGCTTAAAAACAACGCCTACATCGCCGGACAAATCGCCCGTGCATTTACCAATCAGGAGTCGAAATGAACCTTACAGACATTCGCCAACTTTTTGATTACACCGATTACGCCAACCATCTGGTGCTGGACGCCGCTGAAAAACTGACGGATGACCAATTGCGCCAGGATGTGAAAATCAGCCACGGTTCAATCTTCGGCACACTGGCTCACATGGCCGGAGCCGAATGGGTCTGGCTGTCGCGCTGGCAAGGCGTTTCGCCTTCGGAAATCTGGAATGACAAATCCTTTGCCGATTTGGCTGCCTTGCGTGCTCGCTGGGAACGGATTGAATCTGAACGCAGAGCCTTGCTCGAAACGCTGACGATGGATGCGCTGCACGCCGAGTTGAGCTATCGCAACGTCAAAGGCGATCCGTTCACCTTGCCGCTGATTGCGCAAATGCAACACGTCGTCAACCACGCCACGTTGCATCGCGGGCAAGTCGTGGGAATGATTCGCCAACTCGGCATCGCTCCGCCTGCAGTAGATTTGCTGTATTACCTGTTGGCGAAACACTAACCGTAGCGCAGGTTTTCCAACCTGCGCGGATTCGCCCAATTCAAATCTCTGAGCCGAACATTACTGCGCAGGTTGGAAAACCTGCGCCACAACGACCGTCGTGAAGATCACTGCCATCGCCCTCAATACATTCCGCGAATCGGTGCGCGACCGCGTGCTGTACAACCTGGTGTTGTTTGTCGCGCTGATTGTCGCGGCGGCTTCGGTCATTGGTCGCATCGCCGTCGGCCAGGAAGCCAAAATCATCATTGACGTCGGACTGTCCGCTACCTCAGTTTTTGGATTGCTGATTGCCATTTTCATCGGCATTGGGTTGGTATCGAAAGAAATCGAAAAGCGCACCATCGCCGTCATTTTGTCAAAACCCGTTCGCCGGTCGCAGTTCTTGTTGGGCAAGTATTTCGGCTTGTGCCTGACGCTGTTGGTCAACACGGCGGCAATGGCGTTGGCGGTGACGCTGGCGCTGATGTTTGCCAAAGGCGGATTCAGTTCCGTGCAATTGCGATTGTGGCCGGCGGCATATTTGATCTTTCTGGAACTGGCCGTGATGACCGCCGTCGCCTTGCTGTTTTCCTGCTTTTCGTCTCCGGCGCTGTCGGCGTTATTTACTTTGCTGATTTTTCTGATTGGCCGTTGGAGTCCTGACCTGAAACTGTTTGCCGAAACCGCGAATAACACCACAACGCGGATCATCAGCGGCGCGCTGTATCATCTGTTGCCCAATCTCGCAAATTTCAATTTCATCAACGAAGCCGCATACGGCGAATCAGTTCCTGCACGGTTCGTGGTCGGAAATACGATTTACGCTACATGTTACATCGCCGCGCTACTGATCGCCGCGGTGTTGATTTTTGAGCGGAGAAACTTCAAATGAAAATCAAAAGGCAAAACGCAAATATCAAAAATCAAAAGTTAAGAAATGAAAGTTCCGACTTTTTGCCTTTTGCCTTTTGCCTTTTGCCTTTTGATTTCTCGAAATGGATTCTGGTGTTCCTGCTGGCCTTTGGATTCAGCGTCTCGGCGCAAAATTGGCTGGACGCGCAAGACCGTTCGCCGTTGCTCCCTGAAGACACGCTTTACATTCGTTCGGGCGAAATTCTGAAACGCGCCAGTCTGGGTTTTACCGGCTTGATGGCCGACGCGTACTGGATCAACACCACGTTGTATTTCGGCGAAAAGTTTCGGCAACAACGGGAAGCCAACGGACTATTTGATACCCGCCAGTTGGATTTGCTGAAACCGATGCTGGAACTGGTGACGGAACTCGATCCGCGCCACGTGGCGGCGTATCGCTTCGGCGGATTCTTTTTGCTGGCCGACGATCAGACAGCAGCGATCAATTTCCTTCAGCAAGGCATCCGCAACAATCCGAACGAATGGCGGCTGTATCAGGATTTGGGCTTCGCGCTGTGGCGGCTGGGCAAATTCCGCGAAGCGGCAGAAGCGTATTCCAACGGCGCTCGATTGCACGGCGCTCCACAGTGGATGCAACCGATGGCCGCGACCATGCTGGCCAAAGGTGGCGACCACGAAACCGCGCGACAGTTATTCCAGCGATTGTACGAAGAAACAAACGATGGATTCGTCCGCCAGGTTTGCGAAGAACAATTGCAGCTCCTGAACAATCCGCAATCCACAATCCGCAATCCGTAATCGGAACCATGACCGTCATTGAAACCGAAAATCTGACCCAGGATTTCCTGACTGGCTTCTGGCGCAAACGTGCGGTGCGTGCGCTGGACGGGTTGAGCCTGCAAGTCGAATCGGGTGAAGTGTTCGGGCTGCTCGGCCCAAACGGCGCAGGCAAAACGACAACGTTCAAGATTTTGATGGGATTGATTCGTCCCGCCTGCGGCAAAGCACGAATTTTGGGCGTGACTGTGGATGAGGTGAAGGTGCGACGTCGAATCGGATATTTGCCCGAACAACCGTATTTTTACGATTACCTGACGGCGCGCGAGTTTGTGGAATACTGCGGCGCGCTTTGCGATTTGCCCAAAGCCGAAACCAGCCAGCGAACAGAAGAATTGCTCAGCCAGGTTGGCCTGACCGATTCCGCCGACAAACAACTCCGCACGTTTTCCAAAGGCATGTTGCAACGCATCGGTTTGGCCCAAGCCCTCATCAACGATCCCGAAGTGTTGTTTCTGGATGAACCGATGTCGGGGCTGGATCCGCTGGGACGCCACGATGTGCGCGATCTGATTCTCAGTTTGCGCGCCAAAGGCAAAACCATCTTTTTCTCTTCCCACATCCTGACCGACGTCGAAGCCATGTGCGACCGCGTCGCCATTTTGAACAAAGGCCGCCTGGTCGAATCCGGCAAACTGTCGGAAATCCTGAAAACGCGCAGCAATGAAATCGAAGTGGTCGTCAGCGGCGTCGGCGAAAATGCTCTGACAGAATTTCAATGCTTTGCCGCCGCTGTTTCCGCTACGCCCGAAGTCGCGCGCATTCGGTTAAAGGATGATCGTGATTTGGAACGATTGCTGGCGCTGGCGCATCAAGCCGGTGGCCGAATTGTTTCGGTCAACCCCGTGCGCGAATCGCTGGAAGATTTGTTTGTGCGAGAAGTTACCCGATAAAGCCAATTCGCCAAAGCCCGCCGCCAACGACTATAATCGCTACCTTATTCCGAAGTCTCAAACACCATCGGATTCAAATGCTGAAAAGAGTAATCGTGTTTTTATTCCTGGTTTGCAGTTGCCAATCGTTGGCGCTTGGCCAATCGCCCGAACTCAATCAACTGATTGATGGATTGCAGGCGAAGTACAACAAACTGTCTTCGCTGGCCGCTGACTTCACGCAGATTTACAACTCTGGCGGCCAGACGCGGCGCGAAAGCGGGCACGTCGTGCTGAAAAAACCCGGCAAGATGCGCTGGGATTACACCTCGCCGGAAACGAAATTGTTCATCTCTGACGGCAAAACGCTGTACGAATACGTTCCGGCGGAAAAATACGCTTCACGCAGTTCGATCAAAGAATCCGGCGATATGCGCGCGCCGTTCGCCTTTTTGCTGGGCCGGGGCAATTTGCGCCGCGATTTCAAAACCATCGAATTTGCCAAAGAAGCTCCGGCGCGCGCGGGCAACAAAGTCTTGCGCATGGTTCCCAAACGAGCGGCGGATTTCCGCGAACTGCTGGTCGAAATCGAACCGGCGAGTTTAAAAATCGCGCGGTTAACATTGATTGAAAATGGCGGCTCGCGCTCGGACTTTCTATTTTCCAACATGCAGGAAAATCCACCTGTCAGCGCTCTGCAATTCATTTTCAAGGCTCCTGCTGGCGTCGAAGTCAGGAACAACTGATGTTTTTTACCGACTCCCATTTACCGATTTTCGACTACTGTTTTGAATGACTAAATTTCACATTTTTTCTGACTTTGACGGCACGATCACTGAAAAAGACACGCTGGTTTTTCTGGCAACCAATCTGGGCGGAGGCGAAAAAATGGTGCAAACCATTGGTCGCTTGATTCGTTCCGGCGAACTGAGCTTGAGCGAGGGCATTGCCGCCGAAATGCGCAGCATCCGGCGCCCATTTGCCGACGCTGAAAAATTATTGCGCGAACAGGTGCGGATTGATCCGGGCTTTGTCCCTTTTGCAGCGTGGTGTGAATCAAAAGCGATTCCGCTGACCATTTTGAGCGCGGGCTTTCACCAACTGATTGATCTGTTCATTCAGCGCGAGGCGTTTCCGCATCTGGAAGTGCTGGCCAATACCTTGAAACCGAATGAACAAATCGGCTGGCAATGCGTGTTTCGCGACAAAAGCGGTTGGGGGCACGACAAAGCCGTGGCGATCAAAGCCGCAAAACAACGCGGCGAACACACGATTTTCATCGGCGACGGATTGTCCGACCGCGGAGCCGCCGATGTCGCCGACGAAGTGTTCGCCAAACATTCGCTGGTCGAACATTGCCGCCAGCGCAAAATCAACTTTCACGAATTTCAAACCTTCGAGGATGTTTTGAAGCAATTGCAGGAAAAATTGTAGAGCAAGCTGCCCAGCTTGCCTGGTTTTCCGGCAGAGGGCGTTTACTGAAGAAGCAGACCAACTGACAGTTTGTCCAACACTGAGTTATGAGCACCCTGATTCTGAGTCAACAAAGCGAAGAGCACGAATTACAACGCCGCCGCGAAGAGTTGGCGCAGT includes these proteins:
- a CDS encoding HAD-IB family phosphatase → MTKFHIFSDFDGTITEKDTLVFLATNLGGGEKMVQTIGRLIRSGELSLSEGIAAEMRSIRRPFADAEKLLREQVRIDPGFVPFAAWCESKAIPLTILSAGFHQLIDLFIQREAFPHLEVLANTLKPNEQIGWQCVFRDKSGWGHDKAVAIKAAKQRGEHTIFIGDGLSDRGAADVADEVFAKHSLVEHCRQRKINFHEFQTFEDVLKQLQEKL
- a CDS encoding ABC transporter ATP-binding protein, with product MTVIETENLTQDFLTGFWRKRAVRALDGLSLQVESGEVFGLLGPNGAGKTTTFKILMGLIRPACGKARILGVTVDEVKVRRRIGYLPEQPYFYDYLTAREFVEYCGALCDLPKAETSQRTEELLSQVGLTDSADKQLRTFSKGMLQRIGLAQALINDPEVLFLDEPMSGLDPLGRHDVRDLILSLRAKGKTIFFSSHILTDVEAMCDRVAILNKGRLVESGKLSEILKTRSNEIEVVVSGVGENALTEFQCFAAAVSATPEVARIRLKDDRDLERLLALAHQAGGRIVSVNPVRESLEDLFVREVTR
- a CDS encoding ABC transporter permease subunit, coding for MKITAIALNTFRESVRDRVLYNLVLFVALIVAAASVIGRIAVGQEAKIIIDVGLSATSVFGLLIAIFIGIGLVSKEIEKRTIAVILSKPVRRSQFLLGKYFGLCLTLLVNTAAMALAVTLALMFAKGGFSSVQLRLWPAAYLIFLELAVMTAVALLFSCFSSPALSALFTLLIFLIGRWSPDLKLFAETANNTTTRIISGALYHLLPNLANFNFINEAAYGESVPARFVVGNTIYATCYIAALLIAAVLIFERRNFK
- the lolA gene encoding outer membrane lipoprotein chaperone LolA, coding for MLKRVIVFLFLVCSCQSLALGQSPELNQLIDGLQAKYNKLSSLAADFTQIYNSGGQTRRESGHVVLKKPGKMRWDYTSPETKLFISDGKTLYEYVPAEKYASRSSIKESGDMRAPFAFLLGRGNLRRDFKTIEFAKEAPARAGNKVLRMVPKRAADFRELLVEIEPASLKIARLTLIENGGSRSDFLFSNMQENPPVSALQFIFKAPAGVEVRNN